From the genome of Hippocampus zosterae strain Florida chromosome 8, ASM2543408v3, whole genome shotgun sequence:
CACcaatcaaaaaaaaaggggtcgcATCATGTATATTCAGCTTGCTGAAGAAATTTTCATCTTGTGTGAAATCTCCGCCTGTttcattgaacacaaagctaaaACATGAACAACACAGAATAGCAGTTCATTCTGCCATTTAGTCGAAAAGCATTtcattctgcctgtcactatgaGTTGCTGGCATCAACAGATAACAATATTTCATTTGTACATCATATTACAATCATAATAAACATACAATattgagaatttaaaaaaatcacacggcACACCTGATCATTTCTCACACTTTTAATCACTTTTAAGAAGACTTGATGTGCTAATGCCACTATTTTGTTAGATTATTTTGTAACTATACTCACCAGCTCTCATTCTCATCAAATACCAGCATCAGCAAGGCAAACTCCTCGATTTCTTTCTTCATTCCCAAACTCCTTCAAGGGACAGTTCAAAGTACATGTTAGCAGAAAGTGACCCAAAATGCATTACAAGTCATCAGTTGAGTAGTTTTAAATCTTGacatcacacaaacacattgtgTCAAATAAGTTAGAAGGAAGTGTTACCACCCATACCAAACACCCAACATGCAGAAATTCTTACCTGGCCAAACTACGTCGACAGATGACCAAGGGACCAATTAGACCACTGTACAGGTCCTGGCAGACAGGGAGGTAAAATGTCAACGCCTCTGTGAGGGTGTGCATATTGTGCTGTCATTGGCACACCTTGACAACGTCCACTGTGGAGTAGTATGCTGACACAGAGCATTCTTCTTGCTCAGTGGTCGGTCCGGTATTCTTTGTAACATACCACTCGTAGATGTGAGTCTCACCTGTGAAATACACACAGCATTTGACAATTTATGTCTTTGAGAtcatcaacatttcaacattacaACTTCATTAAAAGAATAGAACAGAGAACATCAATTAAAATGGCAAATGATGTGTCTTGTTTTGAGTGTAGTTTTAAAAATGGTTAATGAGTTTGCGTTACAGAGCTCAGGTGGTCGTGAATTCCAAAGACAGTGGGCAGAGCAACCGAAGGCTTTACCACCTCTTTGTGGCCAGATGAAAAGACTGACGGAAGAAGGACGAAAATCAAAGAGGGCGAGAGGGTGTAGCAATGCGAAGGAGGTCCAAAATATGGAGGCGCAAGGTTATATATGACCTTGAAAGTGCAGATCAGTATTTTGTATTGGATGCAGTGCCAAACAGGGAGCTATTGGAGTCGCAAGACTGGAGCGATGCAGTGGGTGGAAGGGGTCTGTGGCCTGTCAAAATGCAAGCAGTAAAGTTCTGGAtaagtcatcattttttttaagtgatcggAGGGAGGGGAGGCAATACGGGAGAAAGTTGCAGTCATCCGGGTGTAAAGTAATGAGGCTATGAACCAGGATCGCGACAGTGGGGAGTGTTAGGGATGGATACAGCTGGGTGGTGTTGACAGAATGTGTGATTGAAAAGCCAGTGTGCTGTTGAGGATGACACGAAGACTCTTAACCGAAGGTAGGGGGATATGGGGGTTGTCAAGTATAGTGGGGAAAACTGTCAGCTTTGACTGGACTTGGTGCCTATAAATATGATTTCAATTTTATCACTGTTGAAAAATGGCAGACTAAACACTGATGGAGGTGGTTTTTCATCCATCAGTGCTTAGTCATGCACGTGTATGCACTGCAAGAAAGTGTTAGTTCACGACACTTACTGTATATTGAATGAATGTTAATGTAATTATCTCCAATACTACTTTTGGGATAGCATCTAATGCAAATAACCATTGACCATAAACTGCCCTGAGAAACTGTACGTTACACTACATTCCAAGgtacacaaaaacatgtttgttttttttgtttagatttttttagtaggttcaataaaaatcaataattgTCAAGAATGACTGTTGTGAAATATTCTGGTGAGACATTTTGCGGTCATATCACCCAGTCCTATTAAGCCTATTATGTTcaaaaagacattcattcattcattcattcattcattcattcattcattcattcattcattcattcatttatccgcccatcttatttatttatttatttatttgctttattttgaccatcttatttgactttttcaaagttgttttgtcttatttttaaagatatatatactgtaaatgtattgtattatgtGCTAGAATAAAATTACCTCAATTCAGCCTTTTTTGGGGTCCTGATTTGCAATACATGTCAATATCAAGCCCTTTGACATACTTATATCGCACTATACTTTTCAGTCATTTCACCCAGCCCTACTTTAAATTAAACTTTTTTGATCTGAACAGTTTAAGATATGAGCAAATAAGGATGTGAAATGAATGTGAGtgttatgtgtgcatgtgtgtaagtgtgtgtataAAGGTCTTTGGTTAGGCACCATAGGATGTTATTAGATGCACCGATATATAGTGCACTCCATTTCCCATTTTAATCACATTAgatttttcatctgttggactctgatgtgtgtgtgtgtgtgtgtgtgtgtgtgttttttgtaggGGGTTGGGTGTGTCGGACTACAGGAATGACGATTGACAGACTGGGGACCGGTGAAAAATATTGACAGAAACGATGAAGGAATTGTTGTTAAGGTAACATGACAGACTGACGATTACATTTTGGATGACAAAAGATGGCCCGGCCAAATTTTGTTAATTGCCCACATTGATTTATTcacaattaataaataaataaatctgacgAAATTGCTAATACAGTGTGCCAAATCCAATTAGCTATTCTATTCTACTCAACAAAGGCAAAGACAGCAAAAtcaatgtgtgtatgtattttgttgttgtgcagTCTTTGCCTACCGGGACTGGTGTGGtaaacatttgtattttctgtCTTCACTCCATGGGCATGGATCGAATACGATCTGGATGCCATGTTCTTGAAAACCACCTTTACTTTGTCACCAACGTCAGCATGGATCATTGGACCTAAGAGACAAGTAGATTTGGTTATCAGATTGAATATTTTGGAGACAATTTGTATTATATATTCTGTACAAttccaaccattcacactttaaTCCAGTGTGAATTTAGAAACATTAGGATTACACAATAACTGCCTACCCATAATGCCGAGATGTTCCATGTCGGCACCTCTTTCCACCTGCTTGGTGAACTTGTCATTGGTGAACTGGCGGTAAATTACCTTCTTGTATCGTGAGCCAATTAATCCACCATCCTGGTCAAGGAAGACAGACGCTGGACTGCAGAAGAAGAGTGTTTTTCCTTGTGAGCGCAAATCAACTACTTACGTTTTCTATAGACTGCATATTTCATTAATGaacaacatactgtattcaTGTCAATGAACTTTAATTGCTTGTTACTTTTTCGATAAATTGCCATGTGATGATGAGTGGCCATATTACACAGATTTATTCTGATATAAAGAGAAAGTTACTTGTGCTTTTGAAGTATAAGGGAAGTCCATTGTTACCTTAAGCAAAAACAGccagaaaataaattaataggAGACCCAGAAAGTCAGTCCTGCATTAGCTTGGATGCTTGCTAACACAGTTGACTCGAATTGTTTCAGCATCTTTCATTCAATAGATAGATTTGATGGATGTTTCCAAAATCTAAAATATGAGGAAAACCACAATTTCTTTAAAGGCATCTATCCTTAAGAAGTACTAATTGCTAAATATTGCCGAATCACCAAGTGTCCATCAGCAGATTCAGGGGTTGCCACTAGTCACAGTCACTGACTACCTGACGGTTAAAGCTCCAGTCATCCACATCAACATGGACTCACTCTTCCCCGGGATGTGGCCGAAATTCAGCCGGAGTtgagagttgaaactccttctggcAGGAGACTCTGCCAGACATTCACAGTATCCCTACATTTTCTACATCCAGAAAAATTCAGCTTGGCCACTGTACGGCTAGTAAAACAGTCTGGAGCCCTATGTCAAGGTCCCTGCCTTTGACCGCCGCCCAGCTCGAGTTCCACGCAACTCAATTGGTCCCTCCCaaaggtggtgagcccatgggaagggggacacaTGTGTCTTTGGGCTGTGCCTGGTTAAGCCCCATGAATACAGCCCAGGCACGGGTCTGGAGCCCGAAAGCCAGGCCTAGCTGCAGACGGGGACCAATTATCTATGCCTGTCAGAGGGAAAATGCTGCCCACATTTCCTCATTATAGGAGGTCATTTGAGCTGCagtttgtctggtccctcacctatgACTTGTTTGTTATGTGCGACCCTGCCAATGCATAAAATCCCAGTCTACTTGGcttcattgggacacacaaactacTCTACATGCTAAGGTTCACGGAGGAGAGATAAACAATTAATACTCTAGATTGTATTGCTTCTATAAACTTGCTGGAACTGGAAAATGACCAAATATTGAGTTAGTTCCCTCTAGTTCTCAGTGGCTCAGGACAAAATGTGTTACCTTTTTTGACCGCGAAACATTTCAGCCTCCCAAGTACGATTCGGAGAGTAGTCCCAGTCCATCTCCATGGCAGCAACGTAGTAAGTTTTAAAGTGGAACATGCTCTCACCCTGGCGCTGCAAAAAGCTGCATTTCTGTACGGTGTAGTTGGCTCTCATTCCTCCACGGTATTGGTTGACCGTGGGTGATGCCACTTCAAATTGacctggaaaacacacacacacacacacacaaacacacacaaacacacacatacacacacacactgatgaatAAGTGCTATCTCtgatttgtctttctttttaggTTCAACAGACACTGCATCCAGTCTTTCCAGGGGAAtcacaaagtcagctgggagatatagtctctccagcgtatcCTGGGTCCTCCACGGGACCTCTTTACGGTGCGACGTGCCTGGGAGGCATTCAGGGTATCCTaaccagatgcccgagccacctcctcTAAATGTGGAGGAGCAGTGACATGACTCAGTCCATcccagatgactgagcttctcactgGATCTCAAAGGGAGAGCCCTGAACACTCTGTCAGAAACCTGTTCAGctgcttgtatccaggatctagTTCTTTTGATTATAACAcaaagctcgtgaccatagacgAGGGTAGGAATGTATTGAAAGCTTCACCTTTCAGCTCAGCTCCTTTGCCACAACAGACGGATCTAGAGTACATATTACTGCAGATGCTGCAACGATCCGCCTGTCAAGGTCCTGCTTCATCCTCCCCTCACTCGTGAATAAGACCTAAAATACTTCAttcaactcctccacttggagcAAGATCTCATCCCTGAACTGGAAAaggaactccacccttttccaactgagaATCATGGTCTCAAATATggaggtgcttttttttccatcccaaCTGCTATACACTCCGCTGCAAACTGCCCCAGTGGGAGTTAAAGATTGCAGCTTGAAGAAATCAAtggtaccacatcatctgcaaaaagcagtgtCGTAATACTGAGACTACCACACCGCATGCTGTTAGCACCTcagctgtgcctagaaattctgtccatagagGTTATGAACAAAATTGGTGAAAAAGGGCGACTTTGGAGTCCAGCCCTCAGTGGAAACGAATACGATTTACTGATGGCAATGCAGACCAGACTCTGACACTGGTCCTGCACGGATCGAACAACCCGGACTTGTGCGTCTGAAACCTGATATTCCCAGAGCACCCTCCACAAGAGCTGGCTACATCGTTGAAAGACTtatccaagtccacaaagcacatgtagactggttgagtGGAGTCCAATGCACTCTCGACCACCCTGCTGAGGGTGGAGAGCTGCGCCACTGTCCCAAGGCCcggacgaaaaccacacggcTCCTCGTGAATCTGAGATTAAACTTCCTCCTCtccaccctcctctccagcactcctaaATAGATTTTaccagggaggatgaggactgtGATtttccggtccccctttttaaaaagggaaccACCACCACGGTCTGCCAATCTAGAGGCACTGTGCCCCAGATACATGCAGTGTTGCAAatgtgtgtcaaccaggacagacccacaacatccagagcctttggGAACTGTGGACTGATCTAATATTAACACATATAGGGGCTAatgtaataaaatgtttttgctcAGTAAAATTTAACCTCCTCTTGTAAGTCTAGTTTTGACCCACTATGTATACAATATATACACGTTCAGAAATTTACTCTGATTGCCATGCACTACTACTACCAGGAAAGTGGGTGTGTTCAGAGAGGGAGAGTACACTCCATTACACTTAATTTCCGAATGCAACCAGCAGTGGCACAGTGTCCTCACTCGGAGTGCCTAGTgaataaacaaatgacaaatgtaacACTTTTatgcactctgtaacctgataacattatAAGATGTCCATTGCAGTAATCGCTGTCCCTGGAAGGGTCAAGCAATGCTCTGAGTTTTCGAACGGCCGGAATGAACCAGTGTGCGCTCAGAGCGTATTTCCGAGTACAGTACGTCTTATATTTTATGTATGATCTTATTTGAGAACAGTGTAAGACCACACATTGTAAGAGAAATGAtcatgaaagcgctatataaatcagcatgtattgtattgtatgtgtgATTAGTAAAAACATTATTGAATACTCCACCCCATGAGGATCCTTTTCACACTATTAGTCACCTAAAACAATGACATGCCAACtttgtgaaatattttcacatttctcGATTAATTTGTAGATCTGAAAAATCAccattcatatatatttttgagaaCTTTGcgattatcttatctttatcttgCATGTTTGTTCTCATGGTTATTCTTAGTACAATGATGAGACACGTACCCATACTGTCAGGCTCCATCGTCACAGTGCGTGAAATGTGTGGAAAAACAGAAATGGTATCCAATCTGTTCTGGCGAAAGATGAAGCGGTTTCCCTGGAAGTAAAGACTGTTGATATCTGTCTCTGAACCCAGTCCTGACAGGTGCCATGTGACTTTGTCCCCCTTACACATAGTCAGGCCTTGGAGGTTCCCATACACATACCCATTGATGGCTGGGAGACACAGAATTccacaaaagttaaaaacatgcatgtgtgactaaaattaatcaaataatgaaaatgtgaacattttagtGTGTTGTTTAGCACCTAAGGCTTGAGTTTATTTATGTTAATAACTTCCAGgcaataatgttaaaaaaaagggtagTTCAATGTAAATATAATTGCCTACAATGCATCTTGTTGCTCTCAACAAAGCCCTCATCCTCCTTGTTAACAGTGGTCGGAGCTGTGGTGAAAGCACGGATGGTATCATCAAGATACCAGCTCAGGTTTTCGTCAAACACCGTGGCCAGCAGGTGAAACTCTTTCTTATAGTTTTTCTACAATATggacagaaaagaaagaaagatgaaaattttgttttccattcaaGAAAATAAGCAGAGTATTAGTGATGTTACTAACACTCATTAACGATACTACGATAATACAGTTTTCAAATTTTAGTTCACCTGCACCAATTAATGTGATTTCCAccactttacaataacagtGCCATAAGAAATCCTGTCTTTGGTCTTTCTCTTTGCCTCCTACCTGGAAGCTCCATTTCCAGCATCTTTCGCCTGATATTCTGTCTGGACTGCCCCTACTTTGTACATGTCCTTAATCTCTCCAACCCATACAGTTCATGCTCCAGCTACATCATTCCGAAAGTGAATCACATCATCTGTAACTCTGCCTCCTCCATCTTTGCAGTAGTAATACACAGAAGAAGGAGACAGTCTCAAAACCACACATCATAGCTTGTCTCACCACCATCTATAATCCTTTTCCTTTTCACTCTGGTAAAACTCTTGACCAACTCTTCACAGGGTAACCTTAATGTACAGCAATAATAAGTCAAAGAAATTGacactttctttcctttttttaccTGGATCCCTTTCTTAAGAGAACTCGGTCGACAGACAAGCATTGGTCCGACCAGTCCAGAGTTTGTGTCTTTTACAGGGTCGACGCCTGAGTAGTACAGGTAGGTCAGACAGTCAGCCTCCCCTTGCACCGGACCAGCACCCACAGGCACAAACCACTCATATGTGTGCGTCTTCCCTGGTGCGACCAGAGCAGCCGGAGGAGGGGTCACTGTCCCTGTTTTTACACAAATGTAGCATCATTGTGTTAGTTACAACtcacaaaatgtaaacataacGACTTTTGTCAATTCTATGGATGATAACATCACTTACTCGTTTCATGTTTTAATTCCCttaatttttttgcagtgtAGGACTCTAAATGAATGAAGAAGACTTTTGTCCGTTAAACGATCATGGAGAAAAGACAGTTTTCATTCACATTAAATGAAAGCTCCACAACACAGGAACAGTGTTTTAACCTTCTAATTCATTGTGATAGAGCGTCCCATCTTGTTCGATGCTGTACTGTACGCCATGCGGCTGTATAGAGTAAGGCCGAGTGGCCTTGTTCTTGAAGACCACCTTGATGGTGTCTTTCTCCTCAGCTCGCAGCACAGGACCTGGAGGAGGTAAAAAAATCAGAATGTTTGCACTTTGTTTCAAAAGGAATCTGGACACGGTGGCATTTGCAAAGGTCTACATTAtgcaaaaaactaaataatatGGTGGGTATGTAAATAGTTATGTCATGCAGTGTGTTTGCAAAGTCTATGGCTGAATAATGGATAATGCAATCCAAATAGAGTGTATATATTGGATGAAACGGTTTGTAAGAGGTTTTTAGGCAGTTAAGATGGGTGAAAATCCCATGAGTCTATGATTGAGTTTGTTTAGTGtagaaacaaatattttacttCATACTTTGTATGCATTCTTTGTCATGGTCCATCTGGTAATACAAACCAGGTAACATTACCCAGAATTCCAAGATGTCGCTCCTCTGGGCTGCGTAGCATCTTTGTCAGAAAGGAGCTGTCAGTGTATTCCACATAGCGAACCTTCTTGTATCGACTTCCAATACGATTTCCGCCTCTGGTTACAAACATCTCTGCCTcgctgcacaaagacacacaagcgTCATTTCTTCCATGCATGGGTTGTATGTCCGTGCATGTATGTACATGTGCTTGTGAGCATGTGTTTTGAGGAACCTGTCTGTTGGCAATGTCGGAGCATAGTCCCAGACTTCTTCTTCCGCAGCAATGAAGAATTCTCTGAGCTGACCATATGGACGAGGTTTGTGGACATTTGGAAAACACTTCCTGATCTCAAATATAGCCTGCATACCAccttcataaaaacaaaagccatCATGGATGAGTACCTGTAATACAGTTGGTGACTGAAATAGTTCAGTATAGTGTATCGCATTGATGCCGATATTGTGTTATCACTGTTACTGTTATTTGGTAACATGTTATTCCAAAGTGTTTAGGTTTTTCAGTAAAGCCCGGTGCACATGAGCTGCCAATGGCGCTCATTTGCCATACGCACCTCGTGGAGGGCTAACACCATATTTCACAAGAAGTAGCCCTCAGGCTTCTATTTCTGTGTAGTAGCAAAACGTAGAACAATGCCTCTGGCTCTGAGAATTTGACTTGGCGGTCCCAAACATGATCAAAGCAACTTTTAGCAGCGTTGCCAGCGAACCATCTGCACCCACAGCTGATGGGTGCAACGCCGCTGGTGCGTCGTGTGTGCCTAAAAGTACAACTCATACAACACGTTACTTTTCCCAGCCAAGTAATGACACCAAAGTGACTAATCAAACTCACATAACACTactgtgtcatatttttttactttcataaGGTGACGCCAGAATTCCACCCTGGAACCACatttcaccccccacccaaaaaaaccccaaaaaacaattacCATTGATCACCTCTGGGTCACAGACTTACACAGCACATATTTTTCAACCACAGTGGTCACTCAACCAAATATTAAGCATGTAACAAAAAGAATAGTTAACAATTTACAAAATTCAGGAGGACACATGATTCCGAACATCCTATTATTCACTAAAGGTACTAAACAAAGAGCTGTTCACAAATAGGGCAATTCTAATTTTTACAGTTTTAAGTGAGGCATTGTGggtaccttcaacttcacattcGTGTCTGAAGGAGTAATGTCACGTACGCACATGTTTTCAGCACATTGACAACTCACATGTGCATACCATTCCACATAAACAACAATGGTAAAAGAGAAATTTGTGTTTTCAAGTCGggaataaaagacaaaatgttttttgcacACTGTACGATCGTCAAATTGTTGACTggcttgaaaaataaataaataaattaaacagaATAAAATGGATTGCAGCAACGTATGTACTCAAGCTGAAAGAGAAATTCTCACTAGAATGTGTGACTGGAGGAGATTGTCATTCTAATAAAGatttaaatatccatccatcttctaccgcttattgccgggtcgcgggggcaacagctttagcagggaagcccagacttccctctccctagctacttcttccagctctctccgggggatcccgaggcgttcccaggccagctgggtgacatagtctctccagcgtgtcctgggtcttcctcggggtctcctcccggtgggacatgcccggaacacctcaccagggaggcgttcaggaggcatccgaatcagatgcccaagccacctcatctggctcctctcgatgtggaggagaagcggctcgactcggagcccctcccggatgaccgagcttctcaccttatctctaagggagagcccggacaccctgcggagaaaactcatttcggccgcttgtatccgggatctcgttctttcggtcacgacccatagctcgtgaccatagatgagggttggaacgtagatcgaccggtaaattgagagcttcgccctttggctcagctccttcttcaccacgacagaccgatacaacgtccgcatcacagcagacgctgcaccgatccgcctgtcgatctctcgctccctcctgccctcactcgtgaacaagaccccaagatacttaaactcctccacttggggcaagatctccccgccgacctggagggggcactccacccttttccgactgaggaccatggtttcagatttggaggtgcagattttcatcccaaccgcttcacactcggctgcgaaacgctccagtgagagttggagagccctgtttgaaggagccaacagcaccacatcatctgcaaaaagcagggatgcaatactgaggccaacaaaacggaccccctcaacgcttcggctgcgcctagagattctgtccatgaaggttatgaacagaatcggtgacaaagggcagccttggcggagtcctaccctcactggaaacgattccgacttactgccggcaatgcggaccaaactctgacatcggtggtatagtgaccggacagcccgtatcagggggttcggtactccatacccacgaagcaccccccacagaactccccgagggacacggtcaaacgccttctccaagtccacaaaacacatgtagactggttgggcgaattcccacataccctcgagaaccctgctaagggtgtagagctggtccactgttccacggccgggacgaaaaccacactgctcctcctcaatctgaggctcgacttcctgacggaccctcctctccagcacccctgaatagaccttaccagggaggctgaggagtgtgatccctctgtagttggaacacaccctccggtccccctttttaaaagcgagtacgagggttgccaccacgacaggcaccaaccaccttacggccacaactcagattggccgcctcaacaatacaggcacggaacatggtccactcggactcaatgtcccccgtctcccccggaacatgggaaaagctctgtcggaggtgggagttgaaactccttctgacaggggattccgccagacgctcccaacaaaccctcacaatacgtttgggtctgccaggacggaccggcatcttcccctaccatcggagcctactcaccaccaggtggtgatcagttgacagctccgcccctctcttcacccgagtgtccagaacatgcggccgcaaatccgatgacacgaccacaaggtcgatcatcgaactacggcctagggtgtcctggtgccaagtgcacatgtggacacccttatgcttgaacaaggtgttcgttatggacagtccgtgacgagcacagaagtccaataacaaaacaccactcgagttctgatcgggggggccgttcctcccaatcaagcccctccaggtctcactgtcattgcccacgtgagcattgaagtcccccagtagaacaagggagtccccagcaggagtactctccagcacaccctccaaggactccaaaaagggtgggtatgctgagctgctgtttggtgcatatgcacaaacaacagtcaggacccgtccccccacccgcaggcggagggacgcaaccctctcgtccaccggtgtgaaccccaatgtacaggcactgagccggggggcaataagtatgcccacacctgctctgcgcctctcaccgtgagcaactccagagtgaaagagagtccaacccctctcgagaggactggtaccagaacctaggctgtgtgtggaggcaagtccgactatatccagtcggaacttctctgcctcacacaccagttcgggctccttccctgccagagaggtgacattccatgtcccaagagctagcttctgcagccgaggatcggaccgccagggtccccgcctttggctgccgcccagctcacattgcacccgacccctttggcccctctcatgggtggtgagcccatgggaagggggacccacgttgcctctttgggctgagcccggccgggccccatgggtgtaggcccggccaccaggcgctcgccaacgagccccacctccaggcctggctccagaggggggccccggtgacccgtgtccgggcaagggaaactgggtaccatcgattttatttgtcataaggggctttgtgagccgtgctttgtctggtccctcacctaggacctgtttgccatgggtgaccctgccaggggcataaagccccagacaacttagctcctaggatcattgtgacacacaaacccctccaccacggtaaggtgacggctcacggagaggagatttaaatatgtcaagtaaaaaaaaagattggttttatttttacagtatattattagatagatagatagatagatctatatattttatctatctatctatctatctatctatctatctatctatctatctatctatctatctatctatctatctatctatctatctatctatctatctatctatctatctatctatctatctatctatctatctatcgatatgTCATGATTCgctttagggaccaacaggtggcactgtagggctcccacggcagctgcacacctgttggtcataggtatttagggccttaaaaggactcccagcacgAACACTCAGtgccgggtcattgtttgctcttgctactgtcaggtttgtttgctGCTCCTTTGctgttgtcatgtttgtttctgtcatggttctgttcctgttagttttggattagttttggttgtta
Proteins encoded in this window:
- the cp gene encoding ceruloplasmin, whose product is MPRLVFVLFLVCYAPVCISGLRREYFLKIEEVNWNYAPSGMNLIQNHTIQEDEEAAVFLKKGPQRIGSTYKKAVYKQYSDVTYRNEVLKQAWLGYLGPLLMAEEGDTLIVHLKNAASRPYSIHPHGLNYSKGSEGALYPDGTASEMKGDDSVAPGTTVTYEWTLRHSHSPKPTESNCLTRFYHSHVSTPKDINSGLIGPLILCKSGTLDIHGDSSADYLYALILMVSDENFSWYLDDNIRTHITNPARGLKEDEDFIESNKMHGINGFLYGNLPGLSMCQGNKIHWHMIGLGNEVDMHSVHFHGQILTSENHHTDTVSLFPGSSTTAEMVADNPGHWLLTCTVNDHLMGGMQAIFEIRKCFPNVHKPRPYGQLREFFIAAEEEVWDYAPTLPTDSEAEMFVTRGGNRIGSRYKKVRYVEYTDSSFLTKMLRSPEERHLGILGPVLRAEEKDTIKVVFKNKATRPYSIQPHGVQYSIEQDGTLYHNELEESYTAKKLRELKHETRTVTPPPAALVAPGKTHTYEWFVPVGAGPVQGEADCLTYLYYSGVDPVKDTNSGLVGPMLVCRPSSLKKGIQKNYKKEFHLLATVFDENLSWYLDDTIRAFTTAPTTVNKEDEGFVESNKMHSINGYVYGNLQGLTMCKGDKVTWHLSGLGSETDINSLYFQGNRFIFRQNRLDTISVFPHISRTVTMEPDSMGQFEVASPTVNQYRGGMRANYTVQKCSFLQRQGESMFHFKTYYVAAMEMDWDYSPNRTWEAEMFRGQKSPASVFLDQDGGLIGSRYKKVIYRQFTNDKFTKQVERGADMEHLGIMGPMIHADVGDKVKVVFKNMASRSYSIHAHGVKTENTNVYHTSPGETHIYEWYVTKNTGPTTEQEECSVSAYYSTVDVVKDLYSGLIGPLVICRRSLARSLGMKKEIEEFALLMLVFDENESWYLDENIRTHIRNPRPNLKDDEDFIESNKMHAINGFIYANLNGLNMEVGDKVYWYLMGMGNEVDIHGVHWHGHSVEYKLGGGPHTTDVFQLFPATFQTVKMRPQYPGTWMLHCHVTDHIKAGTIAMYTVSEKVNKRGFIG